One genomic window of Helicobacter canis includes the following:
- the ggt gene encoding gamma-glutamyltransferase has protein sequence MKKLFVFIVCAFLSTQSFGASYLPITDLKGNGLAVSTHELADSIGQKVLDSGGNAIDAAVAVGYALSVVHPAAGNIGGGGFALIHLANGQNITLDFREVAPAKATRDMYLDKNGNVIQDLSVVGYLAAGVPGTVKGMSAMLDKYGTKKLADLIAPSIELAEKGFAITERQAQTMLEAQGNLAKFASSKKYFLKPDGRTYKQGEILVQKDLAKTLRLIAQKGPDAFYKGEIAGMIEADMKKNGGIITKQDLAQYEVVWRKPVEGTYRGYKILSMSPPSSGGTHIIQILNTIENANITKLGYQSSQAIHIIAEAMRQAYADRSEYMGDPSFVKIPLDKLLSKAYAKSIYANIKPNATPSSEVKPGLGPIHEGNNTTHYSVADKWGNAVSVTYTINGSFGAYAAIDGAGFLLNNEMDDFSIKPGVPNQFGLVGGDANAIEPGKRPLSSMSPTIVLDKSNKLYMVVGSPGGARIITTVLQVIINVIDYKMDIARAVESSRFHMQWLPDELRLEAFGLGQDTKDNLTKMGYKLVELPDMGDVNAILINNGVMQAAHDPRTEF, from the coding sequence ATGAAGAAACTTTTCGTATTTATAGTGTGTGCGTTCCTAAGCACACAGAGCTTTGGGGCGAGCTATTTGCCTATCACAGATCTAAAAGGCAATGGTCTAGCAGTCTCTACGCACGAGCTAGCAGATAGCATAGGGCAAAAGGTGCTAGACTCTGGCGGGAATGCCATTGATGCGGCAGTAGCAGTGGGCTACGCGCTATCAGTCGTGCATCCAGCAGCAGGCAATATCGGTGGCGGAGGCTTCGCGCTAATCCACCTAGCAAATGGGCAAAACATCACCCTAGACTTCCGCGAAGTAGCTCCCGCAAAAGCCACGCGCGATATGTATTTGGACAAAAATGGCAATGTCATACAAGATCTTAGTGTTGTAGGCTATCTAGCTGCTGGCGTGCCGGGCACGGTAAAGGGTATGAGTGCTATGCTTGATAAATATGGCACCAAAAAGCTAGCCGATCTCATCGCGCCCTCTATCGAGCTAGCGGAAAAGGGCTTTGCTATCACAGAGCGACAAGCCCAAACAATGCTAGAAGCCCAAGGCAATCTAGCCAAATTTGCAAGCTCTAAGAAGTATTTCTTAAAGCCAGATGGCAGGACTTATAAGCAAGGTGAAATTCTCGTGCAAAAAGATCTTGCCAAGACTTTGCGACTCATCGCCCAAAAGGGTCCTGATGCGTTCTACAAAGGTGAGATTGCTGGAATGATCGAAGCAGATATGAAGAAAAATGGCGGGATTATCACCAAGCAAGATCTAGCACAATATGAAGTTGTATGGCGCAAGCCTGTGGAGGGGACTTATAGGGGCTATAAGATTCTCTCTATGTCTCCGCCAAGCAGTGGTGGCACGCATATTATCCAAATCCTAAACACCATAGAAAACGCCAATATCACAAAGCTAGGCTACCAAAGCTCGCAAGCTATCCACATCATCGCTGAAGCTATGCGCCAAGCCTATGCGGATCGCTCCGAGTATATGGGGGATCCTAGCTTTGTCAAAATCCCATTAGATAAACTTCTAAGCAAAGCGTATGCAAAAAGCATTTATGCCAATATCAAGCCAAACGCCACGCCAAGCAGTGAGGTAAAGCCAGGTCTTGGACCAATCCACGAGGGCAATAACACTACGCATTATTCTGTCGCAGATAAATGGGGAAATGCCGTGAGTGTAACCTATACGATCAATGGCTCTTTTGGTGCGTATGCGGCGATCGATGGGGCAGGATTTTTGCTCAATAACGAAATGGACGATTTTTCCATTAAGCCCGGTGTGCCTAATCAATTTGGGCTAGTGGGTGGCGATGCCAATGCCATTGAGCCGGGCAAACGCCCTCTAAGCTCGATGTCTCCTACAATCGTGCTAGATAAAAGCAACAAGCTCTATATGGTAGTCGGCAGCCCCGGCGGTGCTAGGATCATCACCACCGTGCTGCAAGTCATCATCAATGTGATTGATTACAAAATGGACATAGCTCGCGCGGTAGAATCTAGTCGCTTCCATATGCAGTGGCTCCCTGATGAGCTGCGGCTTGAAGCCTTTGGACTTGGGCAAGATACTAAAGACAATCTTACTAAAATGGGCTATAAACTTGTAGAGCTCCCTGATATGGGCGATGTGAATGCGATCCTTATCAATAACGGAGTAATGCAAGCCGCCCACGATCCTAGGACAGAGTTTTAG
- the thiE gene encoding thiamine phosphate synthase has product MPQKLQGIYAISDESLTPYAILPKCVESALKAGVRIFQLRDKSHSDAWLYPIAKELLGLCERYGALFVLNDRLELALRLNAPALHIGRDDGEFARVREQFGGILGASSYGDLHRAKILESLGADYVAFGAFFPSATKPNATPAPLEILPQAKQELRIPICAIGGISTHNIHLLKNADMHAVISSLWSYSPQDSSLLESTFDTSQKMDCHATATQCLAMTEKNAPSENAVSLENAASLEKVDSREKVDSRDNAKNVKNSAQEILELESTLQDRLDTIAHNAKALHNALHKC; this is encoded by the coding sequence ATGCCACAAAAACTACAAGGCATTTATGCCATAAGTGATGAGAGCCTAACACCTTATGCGATTTTGCCTAAATGTGTAGAATCCGCTCTTAAAGCTGGGGTTAGGATCTTTCAGCTGCGCGATAAAAGCCATAGCGATGCGTGGCTTTATCCCATTGCTAAGGAGCTTTTAGGGCTGTGTGAGCGGTATGGCGCACTTTTTGTGCTAAATGACAGGCTAGAGCTAGCCCTAAGGCTTAATGCCCCGGCATTGCATATCGGCAGAGATGATGGGGAGTTTGCTCGTGTGCGAGAGCAGTTTGGCGGGATCTTAGGTGCTTCAAGCTATGGGGATTTACACAGAGCAAAGATTCTAGAGTCTTTGGGGGCGGATTATGTGGCGTTTGGCGCGTTTTTCCCCTCTGCTACAAAGCCCAATGCCACGCCTGCACCGCTTGAGATCCTGCCCCAAGCCAAGCAAGAGCTACGCATACCAATCTGTGCTATCGGTGGCATTAGCACTCATAATATCCACCTGCTAAAAAACGCCGATATGCACGCAGTGATAAGCTCTCTATGGTCTTATAGTCCCCAAGATTCTAGCCTCTTAGAATCCACTTTTGATACATCGCAAAAAATGGATTGCCACGCCACTGCTACGCAGTGTCTCGCAATGACAGAGAAAAATGCCCCTAGTGAAAACGCAGTTTCTTTAGAAAACGCAGCTTCTTTAGAAAAAGTGGATTCTAGAGAAAAAGTGGATTCTAGGGATAATGCCAAAAATGTAAAAAACTCCGCACAGGAGATTTTGGAGCTAGAATCCACCTTGCAAGACCGCCTAGATACCATAGCTCATAATGCCAAAGCCCTGCACAATGCCTTGCATAAGTGTTAG
- a CDS encoding methyl-accepting chemotaxis protein, with product MLKTSLEFANSLHSQSDKLEEAVAALTKSSNSQASSLEQTATAVEEITSSMQNVSGRTNEVIQQTEDIRNVIGIIRDIADQTNLLALNAAIEAARAGEHGRGFAVVADEVRKLAERTSKSLGEIEANTNLLVQSINDMAESIKEQTAGITQINEAISSLESVTQENVSIANASSQISQDVSGIAKAILDDANKKKV from the coding sequence ATGCTTAAAACTTCCCTAGAGTTTGCCAACTCTCTCCACTCTCAAAGTGATAAGCTAGAAGAAGCCGTAGCCGCCCTTACCAAATCTTCTAACTCCCAAGCCAGCAGCCTAGAGCAAACTGCCACTGCCGTAGAGGAGATCACTTCATCTATGCAAAATGTCTCTGGCAGGACCAATGAAGTAATCCAGCAAACCGAAGATATACGAAATGTCATAGGTATCATTAGAGATATAGCCGATCAGACAAACCTCCTAGCATTGAATGCCGCCATAGAAGCCGCTAGAGCAGGAGAGCACGGCAGGGGCTTTGCTGTCGTAGCAGATGAAGTGCGCAAATTAGCAGAGCGCACCAGCAAATCACTAGGCGAGATAGAGGCAAACACCAACTTGCTTGTGCAATCAATCAATGATATGGCAGAATCTATCAAAGAGCAAACCGCAGGGATCACACAAATCAATGAAGCCATCTCTAGCCTAGAGTCTGTAACCCAAGAGAATGTAAGCATCGCCAATGCTAGCTCACAAATCTCACAAGATGTATCAGGGATTGCTAAAGCTATCTTAGATGATGCCAATAAGAAAAAGGTATAG
- a CDS encoding pimeloyl-ACP methyl esterase BioG family protein: MQIAFARAFDKHASTLVLCFSGFATNPKFFAHLACDIPACNIAICYDYRDLAQVDSTLHKPSLESTFLPPVLRDLQELIDRHRHCILVGFSLGVAVAARVIGAIDRAGAFRHSIAINGTPLGIDTRYGIHPRIYARTLEYFDVREFARAFFGSDDVAEITARAKAVKSPIMRGFNGDFSTLFGSVLECKQELQALQRFCQSHNQASPSAIDSHSARSVHFTHAIISSRDMIFSPMILESTFSHTHTQCHSIDAPHYVFGSFTSWRKLLGICVPKVDSSSGARFWEARQSYTENAPIQATMRQNLMRLLLPHAKGREFEKVFEFGTGVGDFSVLLQENLAYRHFVCNDINNHASILQARLKPHTRVAIFDMHDIKDQPIFAQRFDLIASNACLQWLNAKEILASVVPMLASGGLLLLGSFGARTCYEVREILGIGLEYMELEDLCELLQGLGLEIVESSSETLKLDCGSALGVFRHFRASGVNSLAGNTLSKSKILAYQARFGGKITYEPIYILAQKPKP, translated from the coding sequence ATGCAAATCGCTTTTGCTAGGGCGTTTGACAAGCACGCAAGCACTTTGGTGCTATGTTTTAGCGGCTTTGCGACTAACCCTAAATTTTTCGCGCATTTGGCGTGTGATATACCTGCTTGCAATATCGCTATTTGCTATGATTATAGGGATTTAGCACAAGTGGATTCTACTTTGCACAAGCCCAGCCTAGAATCCACTTTTTTACCCCCTGTGCTACGCGATTTGCAAGAGCTAATTGATAGGCATAGGCATTGCATTTTGGTGGGGTTTTCTCTAGGGGTGGCAGTGGCTGCTAGGGTGATAGGGGCGATTGATAGGGCAGGGGCTTTTAGGCATAGTATTGCTATCAATGGCACGCCTTTAGGGATAGATACGCGCTATGGCATACACCCTAGAATCTATGCGCGGACTTTGGAGTATTTTGATGTGCGGGAGTTTGCGCGAGCGTTTTTTGGCAGCGATGATGTGGCAGAGATCACCGCTAGGGCTAAGGCTGTGAAATCCCCTATAATGCGTGGATTTAATGGGGATTTTAGCACTTTGTTTGGGAGTGTGCTAGAGTGCAAGCAAGAGCTGCAAGCATTGCAGAGATTCTGTCAATCACACAATCAAGCAAGCCCAAGCGCGATTGATAGCCATAGCGCAAGAAGCGTGCATTTCACCCACGCGATCATAAGCAGTAGGGATATGATTTTCTCTCCTATGATCCTAGAATCCACCTTTTCACACACGCACACACAATGCCACTCTATCGATGCGCCGCATTATGTGTTTGGGAGCTTTACAAGCTGGAGGAAGCTGCTTGGGATATGTGTGCCAAAAGTGGATTCTAGTAGTGGGGCTAGATTCTGGGAGGCAAGGCAGAGCTACACGGAGAATGCCCCTATCCAAGCCACTATGCGCCAGAATCTTATGCGCTTGCTCTTGCCACACGCAAAGGGCAGGGAGTTTGAAAAGGTGTTTGAATTTGGTACTGGGGTGGGGGACTTTAGCGTGCTATTGCAAGAAAATCTCGCTTATAGGCACTTTGTTTGCAATGACATAAACAACCACGCAAGCATACTGCAAGCACGCCTAAAGCCCCACACACGCGTAGCGATCTTTGATATGCACGATATAAAAGACCAGCCCATTTTTGCCCAGCGATTTGATCTTATCGCTTCAAATGCCTGCTTGCAGTGGCTTAATGCAAAGGAGATTCTAGCTAGTGTTGTGCCTATGCTTGCTAGCGGTGGGCTGCTGCTGCTAGGGAGCTTTGGGGCTAGGACTTGCTATGAGGTGAGAGAGATTTTAGGCATAGGGCTAGAGTATATGGAGCTAGAAGATTTATGCGAGCTATTGCAGGGACTTGGGCTAGAGATTGTAGAGAGTAGTAGCGAGACTCTTAAGCTTGATTGTGGGAGTGCGCTTGGGGTGTTTAGGCATTTTCGTGCAAGCGGTGTCAATAGCCTAGCAGGCAATACACTAAGTAAATCCAAAATCCTAGCGTATCAAGCGCGATTTGGCGGGAAGATCACCTATGAGCCTATATATATCCTAGCCCAAAAGCCCAAGCCCTAG
- a CDS encoding aminotransferase class I/II-fold pyridoxal phosphate-dependent enzyme, with protein sequence MDRFGIMILCEIAILSYNLAFCGDIMPKNPAKNPTLIAHAQHLAHTLSNAHNLRSITDYAHLGEFIIKDNAPLLNLTSNDYLGLAGLSHAIISPHSLHDTHIDLHKLDTHRQKAKDFGARFWEFSAKQGIGAGDLSLGSGSSRLLSGGTPVWESFEAYLQEIFAPKSALLFNSGYHCNVSCIAALGRLEGVGILIDEYAHASMFDGLLQAKAMSKALWWRRFRHNDMAHLQELLESTFARFRHIIIISEGVFSMDGDVCDLSGIVALKHRYDNVLIYLDEAHSLGVVGENGLGLAKSLGLCGEVDFLIFTFGKALGSMGACMLCAKELKELFINTARGLIYSTALPPLSIAFSFFAFCELWRLGEQREYLRALSKQARSKLESTFAKVDSRGEAKKLPYVLGEWHIISLVLGDNATAIECQDFLESCGIFAKAIKSPTIPQGTARIRFSLNASLSTLEPFYQALEQYANRFC encoded by the coding sequence TTGGATAGATTTGGCATTATGATCCTTTGTGAAATAGCGATTCTAAGCTATAATCTAGCTTTTTGCGGAGATATTATGCCTAAAAATCCAGCCAAGAATCCCACGCTAATCGCCCACGCCCAGCACCTAGCCCACACTCTCTCTAATGCACACAACCTCCGCTCTATTACAGATTATGCGCATTTGGGGGAGTTTATCATCAAAGATAATGCCCCCTTGCTTAATCTCACAAGCAATGACTATCTAGGCTTGGCAGGCTTATCGCACGCCATCATCTCGCCACACTCCTTGCACGATACGCACATAGATTTACACAAGCTAGACACACATAGGCAAAAAGCCAAAGATTTTGGGGCTAGATTTTGGGAGTTTAGTGCAAAGCAGGGCATTGGGGCAGGGGATTTATCGCTTGGCTCTGGCTCTTCGCGCTTGCTTAGTGGGGGGACTCCTGTGTGGGAGAGCTTTGAGGCATATTTGCAAGAGATTTTCGCGCCAAAATCCGCGCTACTTTTCAATAGCGGCTATCATTGTAATGTCTCTTGTATCGCGGCTCTTGGGCGGCTTGAAGGGGTGGGGATTTTGATCGATGAATACGCGCACGCAAGTATGTTTGATGGACTTTTGCAGGCAAAGGCGATGAGTAAGGCTCTGTGGTGGAGGCGGTTTAGGCACAATGATATGGCGCATTTGCAAGAGCTACTAGAATCCACTTTTGCGCGATTTAGGCATATTATCATCATAAGCGAGGGGGTGTTTAGTATGGATGGTGATGTGTGTGATTTATCTGGGATTGTCGCGCTAAAACACCGCTATGATAATGTCCTAATCTATCTTGATGAAGCCCATAGCCTTGGCGTGGTAGGGGAGAATGGACTAGGGCTTGCTAAGAGCCTTGGGCTGTGTGGGGAGGTGGATTTTCTTATCTTCACTTTTGGCAAGGCATTGGGGAGTATGGGGGCTTGTATGCTCTGTGCTAAGGAGCTAAAAGAGCTATTTATCAATACTGCGCGTGGGCTTATCTACTCCACTGCGTTGCCACCGCTTAGCATAGCTTTTAGCTTTTTTGCCTTTTGTGAGCTTTGGCGTTTGGGGGAGCAAAGGGAGTATTTACGCGCCCTAAGTAAGCAGGCAAGATCTAAGCTAGAATCCACTTTTGCAAAAGTGGATTCTAGGGGAGAGGCTAAAAAGCTGCCTTATGTGCTAGGAGAGTGGCATATCATCTCACTAGTGCTAGGAGATAATGCTACTGCCATAGAGTGCCAAGATTTCTTAGAGTCTTGCGGGATCTTTGCTAAAGCGATCAAATCCCCCACAATCCCGCAGGGCACAGCTAGAATCCGCTTTAGCCTCAATGCTAGCCTTAGCACGCTAGAGCCATTCTATCAGGCATTGGAGCAGTATGCAAATCGCTTTTGCTAG
- a CDS encoding adenosylmethionine--8-amino-7-oxononanoate transaminase: MPNLSNHTLSALDLAHIWHPCTQMKDHEDFPIVPIKSAKGVYLYDFDGSSYIDCISSWWVNLFGHCNAAINAAITNQLNELEHILLAGFSHKPIIDLSQRLCALLPHPLNKCFYADNGSSAIEIALKMSFHYHHNLHRKSPPRSKFLALSNAYHGETIGALSVGDLGLYKHTYAPILLSCLSVPVPNVFDGTKGASLHAPAELEDESYYERELHALESILSRYGEEICAFILEPLVQCAGNMHIYPKAFIKKACELCRSYGILIIFDEIAVGFGRSGSMFALEQCGITPDFLCLSKGITGGYLPLSVVVTSDEIYQAFYAPYESGKAFLHSHSYTGNALACAAANAVLDIFATQNIIEQNRALSRAIFALWQELEELNIVKNLRHCGMIFAFEIDSSTPRAGVEIFRAALAKGLLLRPLGHTIYFMPPYIITIEEARFVVQTLKEILQAHFA, encoded by the coding sequence ATGCCAAATCTATCCAATCACACTCTCTCCGCGCTTGATCTGGCTCACATCTGGCACCCCTGCACGCAGATGAAAGACCACGAAGACTTCCCCATAGTCCCCATAAAATCCGCCAAAGGTGTGTATTTATACGACTTTGATGGCAGCAGTTATATTGATTGCATTAGCAGCTGGTGGGTCAATCTCTTTGGGCATTGCAACGCAGCCATAAACGCCGCTATCACAAATCAGCTCAATGAGCTAGAGCATATCTTGCTAGCAGGCTTTAGCCATAAGCCTATCATCGATCTATCGCAGCGGCTTTGCGCCCTGCTCCCACACCCTCTAAACAAATGCTTCTATGCAGATAATGGCTCTTCTGCCATAGAAATCGCCCTAAAAATGAGCTTCCACTATCATCACAACCTCCACCGCAAAAGCCCGCCTCGCTCCAAATTCCTAGCCCTTAGCAATGCCTACCACGGCGAGACGATCGGCGCATTAAGCGTGGGGGATCTGGGGCTATACAAGCACACTTACGCGCCTATTTTGCTCTCCTGCCTTAGTGTGCCTGTGCCAAATGTCTTTGATGGCACAAAGGGGGCTAGCTTGCACGCCCCAGCAGAGCTAGAAGATGAGAGCTACTATGAGAGAGAATTACACGCGCTAGAATCTATCTTATCGCGCTATGGGGAAGAAATTTGCGCTTTTATCTTAGAGCCATTAGTCCAATGCGCGGGCAATATGCACATCTATCCAAAAGCCTTCATCAAAAAAGCGTGCGAGCTATGCAGGAGCTATGGGATTTTGATTATCTTTGATGAAATTGCCGTGGGCTTTGGGCGTAGTGGGAGTATGTTTGCCCTAGAGCAGTGCGGGATCACGCCAGATTTTTTATGCTTATCAAAGGGCATTACAGGGGGGTATCTGCCTTTAAGCGTGGTGGTTACAAGCGATGAGATTTATCAGGCATTTTACGCGCCCTATGAGAGTGGCAAGGCATTTTTACACTCGCATAGCTACACGGGCAATGCCCTAGCCTGTGCGGCTGCAAATGCCGTGCTAGATATATTTGCCACGCAAAATATCATAGAGCAAAACCGCGCCCTATCGCGAGCGATTTTTGCTCTATGGCAGGAGCTAGAAGAGCTAAATATAGTCAAAAACTTGCGCCACTGCGGAATGATCTTTGCCTTTGAGATAGATTCTAGCACGCCTCGCGCGGGGGTAGAGATCTTTAGAGCGGCGTTGGCTAAGGGCTTGCTGCTGCGACCATTGGGGCATACGATTTACTTTATGCCACCATATATCATCACCATAGAAGAAGCGCGCTTTGTAGTCCAAACGCTTAAAGAGATTTTGCAAGCGCATTTTGCCTAG
- the hemW gene encoding radical SAM family heme chaperone HemW, with amino-acid sequence MVLYIHIPFCTSKCGYCAFSSYTGVDSSVQQAYIQCLLRDLSYTLSAYRAKKLESILINPALESSLAELDSSDFAPMELESVYIGGGTPSLLPSSAYALIFEQIARFCDMQSIQEITIEANPNTLQAQWCRDLSRLGVGRISLGVQSFDPRKLAFLERDHSGRDIYHALEIAQVFPHRSIDMMYGTPFDDEATLRADMQKACALDIDHLSAYSLMIEPGARFAHKHKSLATPSLAQKDSLEKQAHIVCEVALAQGFCHYEVSNFARPYKCLHNRKYWAGAEYLGCGVGAVGRVGQVRYERQKDLRAYLADPLAKACEILAPSDLAFEAVFLGLRSEVGVDIAAVSASINPNRLSILLEEKMCFLRGGRLVARDIFLADEIVLWLMRE; translated from the coding sequence ATGGTGCTATATATCCATATACCATTTTGCACAAGTAAGTGTGGGTATTGCGCCTTTAGCTCTTATACGGGGGTGGATTCTAGTGTGCAGCAAGCCTACATACAATGCCTGTTGCGTGATCTTAGCTACACGCTTAGTGCGTATAGGGCTAAGAAGCTAGAATCTATACTCATAAATCCAGCCCTAGAATCTAGCCTTGCAGAGCTGGATTCTAGCGACTTCGCGCCTATGGAGCTTGAGAGTGTTTATATCGGTGGTGGCACGCCAAGCCTACTGCCTAGCAGCGCGTATGCGCTGATATTTGAGCAAATCGCGCGATTTTGCGATATGCAAAGTATCCAAGAAATCACCATAGAAGCCAATCCCAACACCCTCCAAGCACAATGGTGCCGCGATCTCTCGCGCCTAGGAGTAGGGCGCATTAGCCTAGGGGTGCAGAGCTTTGATCCGCGCAAGCTCGCATTTTTAGAGCGCGATCATAGCGGGCGAGATATTTACCACGCCCTAGAAATCGCCCAAGTCTTCCCACATAGAAGCATTGATATGATGTATGGCACGCCTTTTGATGATGAAGCCACGCTGCGTGCGGATATGCAAAAAGCCTGTGCGCTAGATATTGATCACCTCTCTGCCTACTCGCTTATGATAGAGCCGGGCGCGCGCTTTGCCCATAAGCATAAATCCCTAGCCACGCCAAGCCTAGCGCAAAAAGACAGCCTAGAGAAGCAAGCACACATCGTGTGTGAAGTAGCCCTAGCACAGGGCTTTTGCCACTATGAAGTCTCCAACTTCGCCCGCCCTTACAAATGCCTACACAATCGCAAATATTGGGCTGGGGCGGAGTATCTAGGCTGCGGTGTGGGGGCAGTGGGTAGGGTAGGGCAGGTGCGCTATGAGCGGCAAAAGGACTTGCGAGCATACCTAGCAGATCCTTTGGCAAAGGCGTGTGAGATTCTAGCCCCAAGCGACCTAGCCTTTGAGGCGGTGTTTTTGGGGCTTAGGAGTGAAGTGGGCGTGGATATTGCTGCGGTATCTGCGTCTATCAATCCCAATCGCCTAAGTATTTTACTAGAGGAAAAAATGTGTTTTTTGCGAGGTGGCAGGCTTGTGGCGCGTGATATATTTCTGGCTGATGAGATCGTGCTATGGCTTATGCGTGAATAG